In Verrucomicrobiota bacterium, the DNA window GGGTGGCCGGACGGCAGCCGGGTGAATCGCTTGGCAGCATCGCTCAGGTAATCGTTGCCGCGCCGGAAGATCTGTCTGGGTGCATCCTGGTACTTCATGATGAGCTCGTTGGGGTGTTCCTGGTGCCACTCCAAAGACGCTTTTGTGCCGTAGACCCGGATCGTGAGGTTATTTTCCTCACCGGCCGAAATCTGGGACGCGTAAAGGACGCCCTTTGCCCCTCCGCGAAAATGCACGAGCATATTACCGTCATCCTCAAGGCGTCGCCCCTCGACGAAGGTGGTGAAATCGGCGCAGAGTTCCTCGATTTCCAGGCCGGTAATGTAGTGCGCCAGGTTTTCGGCATGCGTGCCGATATCGCCGATGCAGCTGCTCGCACCCGCCCGCTGGGGGTCGGTGCGCCAGGCAGCCTGTTTTTGTCCGGCCTGATCGATCGGGTTCAACAACCATCCCTGCGAATATTCCGCCACGACCTTCAGGATATTACCGAGCGCGCCGGCCCGCACCAATTCGCGGGCTTCCTTCACCATGGGGTACCCCGTGTAATTGTGGGTAAGCACGAAGACCTTGCGGGTGCGCCGGACCAGGTCCCGCAGCTCCAGCGCCTCCTGCAGGTTGAACGTCATCGGTTTGTCGCAGACGACGTTAAACCCGGCTTCCAGGAAAGCCTTGGCGGCAGGAAAATGTGCGAAGTTCGGCGTGACGATCGAGACGAAATCGATGCGTTCACCCACCGGTAATTTCGCTTCCGCGGCGGCCATCGCCTCGTAGCTGTCGTAAACCCGTTTGGGGTCCAGCAACAGCAGCGCGCCGCTCTCATGCGACTTGTTCGGATTCGACGAAAACGCGCCGGCCACCAATTCAATCTTGCCATCCAGGTTAGCGGCCAACCGGTGCACCGCACCGATGAACGCGTCCTTGCCGCCGCCGACCATCCCCATCTTCAACTTGCGTGACATGACTCGATTCCTCCTCCTTTTCAGTCCTTTACCGTTTTTCCCGATCGAAGGCGGAATCGAAAGC includes these proteins:
- a CDS encoding Gfo/Idh/MocA family oxidoreductase → MGMVGGGKDAFIGAVHRLAANLDGKIELVAGAFSSNPNKSHESGALLLLDPKRVYDSYEAMAAAEAKLPVGERIDFVSIVTPNFAHFPAAKAFLEAGFNVVCDKPMTFNLQEALELRDLVRRTRKVFVLTHNYTGYPMVKEARELVRAGALGNILKVVAEYSQGWLLNPIDQAGQKQAAWRTDPQRAGASSCIGDIGTHAENLAHYITGLEIEELCADFTTFVEGRRLEDDGNMLVHFRGGAKGVLYASQISAGEENNLTIRVYGTKASLEWHQEHPNELIMKYQDAPRQIFRRGNDYLSDAAKRFTRLPSGHPEAFIEAFANIYREAARAIEAEVAGQPVPADVDFPTVDDGVTGMAFIETAVKSARAGAAWTKFVAT